In the Marinomonas algicola genome, one interval contains:
- a CDS encoding ABC transporter substrate-binding protein codes for MKLKYGLSTLLAVSFTLPLSAQTMETLTLYTSQPNKDAQLTVDAFEKQNPDIKVDWVRDGTTKLMTKLRAELSSGVVKPDVLLIADSVTMESMVVDDYLYAYNSPFKKDYEPALYNEKGFYYGTKLITTGIVRHSRAPERPLDWHDLAHAEYRNQVAMPSPLYSGAALIHLATLTEDNGLGWHYYEQLHTNKVMAQGGNGGVLKAVSSGSKPYGVIVDFLAIREAKKGSPIEFIFPKTGVSMVTEPVAIMKGSKNKEAAKRFVDFVLSKQGQQLVLDQGYLPARSDMPVPDGFPSRAEITLMPFNAAKTLENNAANKARFSAIFEG; via the coding sequence ATGAAACTTAAATATGGTTTATCAACACTTCTTGCTGTTTCTTTCACTTTGCCTTTGAGCGCTCAGACGATGGAAACCTTAACACTTTATACCAGCCAGCCAAATAAAGATGCTCAGCTGACAGTGGACGCATTTGAAAAACAAAATCCTGATATCAAAGTCGATTGGGTTCGCGATGGCACGACAAAACTAATGACCAAGCTACGTGCTGAGCTAAGCAGTGGTGTGGTTAAACCAGATGTTTTATTAATTGCCGACAGCGTTACGATGGAGTCTATGGTTGTTGATGATTATTTGTATGCCTACAACAGTCCATTTAAAAAGGATTATGAGCCAGCGCTGTATAATGAGAAGGGCTTTTATTATGGAACAAAACTGATTACTACAGGAATTGTTCGTCATAGTCGAGCGCCAGAAAGGCCATTGGATTGGCATGATTTGGCTCATGCTGAGTACAGAAATCAGGTGGCTATGCCAAGCCCTTTGTATTCTGGTGCGGCGTTGATTCATTTAGCGACATTGACAGAAGATAATGGTCTAGGTTGGCACTATTATGAGCAGTTGCATACGAATAAAGTGATGGCTCAAGGTGGAAATGGGGGCGTCTTAAAGGCGGTATCTTCAGGTTCAAAACCTTATGGTGTGATTGTGGATTTCTTAGCGATAAGAGAAGCCAAAAAAGGTTCCCCTATCGAATTCATCTTTCCAAAAACCGGCGTGAGCATGGTCACTGAGCCAGTTGCCATTATGAAAGGCTCAAAAAACAAGGAGGCCGCAAAACGATTTGTTGATTTTGTATTATCAAAGCAAGGTCAGCAATTAGTGTTAGATCAGGGATACTTACCGGCGCGTAGTGATATGCCTGTCCCAGACGGTTTCCCAAGTCGTGCTGAAATTACACTCATGCCATTTAATGCGGCTAAGACCTTAGAGAATAATGCGGCGAATAAAGCGCGTTTTAGTGCGATTTTTGAAGGTTAA
- a CDS encoding FKBP-type peptidyl-prolyl cis-trans isomerase → MSKIILLIAIVAIGFFLFNKSKKNKELAIENVKAGDAFLEENKQNVDVHTTDSGLQYKVLQEGSGDIHPKATDTVKVHYHGTLIDGRIFDSSVDRGEPISFGLNQVIAGWTEGVQLMVVGEKRRFYIPSTLAYGNSSTGMITAGSTLIFDVELLAINP, encoded by the coding sequence ATGTCAAAAATCATTTTATTAATTGCAATCGTCGCCATCGGTTTCTTTCTTTTCAACAAAAGTAAGAAGAACAAAGAATTAGCCATTGAAAATGTCAAAGCTGGCGACGCTTTTTTAGAAGAAAATAAACAGAACGTCGATGTGCACACAACAGACTCTGGTTTACAATATAAAGTACTTCAAGAGGGATCTGGGGACATACACCCTAAGGCAACAGACACAGTAAAAGTTCACTATCATGGCACCTTAATCGATGGACGCATATTCGATAGTTCAGTTGACAGAGGCGAACCTATTTCATTTGGGTTAAATCAAGTCATTGCCGGCTGGACCGAGGGTGTACAACTAATGGTGGTAGGCGAAAAGCGTCGCTTTTACATACCAAGCACTCTGGCCTACGGAAACAGTTCTACTGGAATGATTACAGCCGGTTCTACTCTGATTTTTGATGTTGAACTGCTAGCGATAAACCCTTAA
- a CDS encoding GNAT family N-acetyltransferase, which produces MMSKVRLANLQDVIEINELSLHLGYEQAPLNVATQRLEYLLESPLDDVYVFESKGHVLGWIHVFCANRLASERFYEIAGLIVDPKARKQGVARQLVEAASKASKEQGVKLRVRCHSDRSEAHLFYQKIGLTLVKIQHVYGSNE; this is translated from the coding sequence ATGATGTCTAAAGTTCGATTAGCAAATTTACAGGATGTGATCGAAATTAACGAACTGTCATTGCATTTAGGCTATGAACAAGCGCCTCTTAATGTTGCCACGCAAAGGTTAGAGTATTTATTAGAATCACCACTGGATGACGTTTATGTATTTGAAAGTAAAGGCCATGTCTTAGGCTGGATTCATGTGTTTTGTGCGAATCGATTGGCGTCAGAACGATTTTATGAAATAGCAGGTTTGATCGTCGATCCAAAAGCCAGAAAGCAAGGTGTTGCCCGTCAATTGGTAGAGGCGGCTTCAAAGGCATCAAAAGAGCAGGGTGTAAAATTAAGGGTGCGCTGTCATTCAGACCGAAGCGAGGCACATTTGTTTTATCAAAAAATAGGTTTGACCCTTGTCAAAATACAACATGTCTATGGGTCCAATGAATAA
- a CDS encoding zinc ribbon domain-containing protein YjdM has product MSLPNCPKCESEYVYQDQEMLICPECAHEWNPNEVTEEEDDTLILKDSNGTLLAEGDKVTLIKDLKVKGTSTVLKIGTKATIKRFVDGDHDIDCKVDGAGDMMLKSAFVKKA; this is encoded by the coding sequence ATGAGTCTTCCAAATTGTCCAAAATGTGAGTCAGAATATGTGTATCAAGATCAAGAAATGTTGATCTGCCCAGAATGCGCTCATGAATGGAACCCTAATGAAGTGACTGAAGAAGAGGACGATACATTGATTCTGAAGGATTCAAACGGTACCTTACTTGCGGAAGGTGATAAGGTGACGTTAATAAAAGATTTGAAAGTAAAAGGGACGTCCACCGTGCTTAAAATTGGCACAAAAGCCACAATTAAGCGTTTTGTAGACGGTGATCATGACATTGATTGTAAAGTAGATGGCGCTGGCGATATGATGTTGAAATCGGCGTTTGTTAAAAAAGCGTAA
- a CDS encoding CopG family transcriptional regulator, translating to MENKTARFTVLLDPRKKKAFEQLCASQDLTPSQVTRQLIRRYLEQHEVDFLTLEGDAKSSVDS from the coding sequence ATGGAAAATAAAACAGCTCGATTTACCGTCTTGCTTGATCCTCGTAAGAAAAAAGCCTTTGAACAACTGTGTGCATCGCAAGACTTAACGCCGTCCCAAGTAACTCGTCAACTTATAAGACGTTATCTCGAGCAGCACGAGGTTGATTTCTTAACACTGGAAGGTGATGCCAAATCGTCTGTCGATTCCTAG
- a CDS encoding DeoR/GlpR family DNA-binding transcription regulator, with protein sequence MNKRQQDIVQWINKNGRKSLNDVADEFSVSVQTIRTDIRHLTERGLLLRSHGEVVPFPNRQNIRFDQRRIRNLEGKQRIADLCITKITDYQSVFLGTGSSVSEVASRLNELKGLQVMTCNLHAARNLCEHPDCELTIAGGRVRKRDQDVIGGDAVRFFQRYRADVGIFSVAAINKEGELFDFTDEDIMSLETLVDNAHYRILLLDSTKFDLESRCVWNRVNNYHCLITDVKPSQLLLSKLQAQGIEVLY encoded by the coding sequence ATGAATAAACGACAACAGGACATTGTCCAATGGATTAACAAAAACGGTCGTAAGTCATTAAACGATGTTGCAGATGAATTTTCTGTTTCTGTGCAAACCATTCGTACGGATATCCGTCACTTAACCGAGCGAGGATTACTGCTTCGTAGTCACGGCGAAGTAGTGCCCTTTCCAAATAGACAAAATATTCGCTTTGATCAGCGCAGAATTCGCAATTTAGAAGGCAAACAACGTATTGCCGATCTGTGTATTACAAAAATAACGGATTACCAGTCTGTCTTCCTTGGAACAGGTTCCAGTGTCTCAGAAGTCGCCTCTAGACTAAATGAATTGAAAGGGTTGCAGGTTATGACCTGTAATTTGCATGCTGCACGCAATCTATGCGAACACCCAGATTGCGAATTAACCATCGCCGGAGGCCGTGTGCGTAAGCGCGATCAAGATGTCATTGGCGGGGATGCCGTACGCTTCTTTCAACGCTATCGAGCGGATGTCGGGATTTTCTCAGTGGCCGCGATCAATAAAGAGGGTGAGCTCTTTGATTTCACAGACGAGGATATCATGTCTTTAGAAACTTTGGTTGATAACGCTCATTATCGGATTTTACTGCTAGACAGCACAAAGTTTGACCTTGAGTCTCGTTGTGTTTGGAATCGTGTTAATAACTACCACTGCCTAATCACGGACGTAAAACCGTCCCAATTGTTACTCAGCAAGCTGCAGGCTCAAGGCATTGAAGTACTTTATTAA
- a CDS encoding lactoylglutathione lyase family protein, with translation MTNVYPRTFSHIGISVPDLDKAVEFYTQVLGWYLIMEPTQIEEDGSPIGEMCTDVFGAGLNSFRIAHLSTGDRIGVELFQFVNQEQPENNFEYWKTGVFHFCVQDPNVEELAERIVAAGGKKRMQKPRYYYPDKKPYRMIYMEDPFGNILEIYSHSYELIYSEGAY, from the coding sequence ATGACTAATGTTTACCCAAGAACCTTTTCGCACATCGGAATTTCTGTTCCCGATTTAGATAAAGCCGTTGAATTTTACACTCAAGTTTTAGGCTGGTATCTGATTATGGAACCCACTCAAATCGAAGAAGACGGCAGTCCGATCGGTGAAATGTGTACCGATGTTTTTGGCGCCGGGTTGAATAGCTTTCGAATTGCTCACCTATCAACTGGAGACCGCATTGGCGTAGAACTCTTTCAATTCGTAAATCAAGAACAGCCTGAAAACAACTTTGAATACTGGAAAACGGGGGTGTTCCACTTTTGTGTGCAAGACCCAAATGTTGAAGAATTGGCTGAGCGTATTGTCGCCGCAGGGGGCAAAAAACGCATGCAAAAGCCTCGATATTACTATCCAGACAAAAAGCCTTATCGAATGATTTACATGGAAGATCCGTTTGGTAATATTCTAGAAATTTACAGTCACAGCTACGAATTAATATACAGTGAAGGGGCTTATTAA
- a CDS encoding TRAP transporter substrate-binding protein: MKKVLMTASCLTAITLSMPSHADFDKIRWQVPMAFSSSLVALGDTMPEVSKMLDETSGGRVKLQVFEPGTLIPALSIFDNVSSGNISAGYSWMGYEWGQVPAAALFGATPFGLESNEFTAWMYYHGGDKMLKELFKPYDVYPILCGTISPEAAGWYRKEIKSVEDMNGLKFRAAGIGGEIMTEFGMSVNVFPGGELYQALETGVLDGTEFSIPTVDEQLGFYQVAKHYYLPGWHQPSTNQFLYINLNEWNDLNKQTQSLIENSCVAANTLSIAKSEALQGGVLAKFKEKGVELHQYSPEILSAFETATDKVMARRSAGDETFAKIYASMKDFQKENSAWKNYGYLPRDWNTK; this comes from the coding sequence ATGAAAAAAGTATTAATGACGGCCTCTTGCTTAACAGCTATCACTCTCTCTATGCCTAGTCATGCTGACTTTGATAAAATTCGCTGGCAAGTTCCGATGGCATTCTCTTCTTCTTTAGTTGCTTTAGGTGACACCATGCCTGAAGTCTCTAAAATGCTAGATGAGACCAGCGGCGGCCGAGTTAAACTGCAAGTATTTGAACCAGGGACCTTAATTCCAGCCCTGAGTATTTTTGATAACGTTAGTTCAGGAAATATTTCAGCAGGTTATTCTTGGATGGGGTATGAATGGGGACAAGTACCCGCAGCCGCACTTTTTGGCGCAACTCCTTTTGGCCTTGAATCAAACGAATTTACGGCTTGGATGTATTATCACGGCGGCGATAAAATGCTCAAAGAGCTATTCAAGCCATACGATGTTTATCCTATCTTATGTGGCACAATCAGCCCTGAAGCCGCAGGTTGGTATCGTAAGGAAATTAAGTCAGTAGAAGACATGAACGGGTTAAAATTCCGAGCGGCCGGTATCGGCGGTGAAATCATGACTGAATTTGGTATGTCCGTAAATGTCTTCCCTGGTGGTGAACTGTATCAAGCTCTTGAAACAGGTGTTCTAGATGGTACTGAGTTCTCTATTCCAACAGTAGACGAGCAATTAGGTTTCTATCAAGTCGCCAAACATTATTACTTACCAGGCTGGCATCAACCGTCTACTAACCAATTCCTCTATATCAACCTAAATGAATGGAATGATCTTAATAAGCAAACGCAATCTCTGATTGAAAATTCCTGCGTCGCCGCAAATACATTATCAATCGCTAAATCTGAAGCGCTACAAGGTGGAGTTCTGGCTAAATTTAAAGAAAAAGGGGTAGAGTTGCATCAATATTCCCCTGAAATTTTATCCGCTTTTGAAACCGCTACGGATAAAGTTATGGCTCGTCGTTCTGCAGGCGATGAAACCTTTGCAAAAATCTATGCGTCTATGAAAGACTTCCAAAAAGAAAACAGCGCCTGGAAAAACTACGGTTATTTACCACGTGATTGGAATACTAAATAG
- a CDS encoding ABC transporter permease produces MLIRTSDSQLRWLSLLLFLLIALISLLPSLRLLTEAVSSVSFTASSPLSDVLTSERTWRALKNSFYTSSLGTLIAVLLGSGFAFIVSLTNIRRRPLWVFCFMLPMMIPPQVTALSWLQLFGPASPLLNTFGIAPELGSANPMYSAEGIALLLGIQSAPLVFLALRTQLMSLPQDMIEAARMANAPQFRIWVDIIVPLSRSALVAGAALAFVSSLGNFGIPAMLGIPINYLVLPTLIYQQMAGFGEDILSEVAGLSMIIALLVLAGMLMQQWLQQRSQFALIGHTAQPIFFDLKKARMPTEFALGMVLSFILVIPLIGLIISSFVPALGMPLNSNTFTLNAYIEMVSNQGSTARAFANSGTLAFFTAMVLMLVCLPLGYLLMRLPMRVRAVVASLIEVPYAIPGIVLAIAFILLFAKPLPIINVSLYGTLGIIFLAYLSCFLSVCLKPVMTAMSLLDASLEEAAQLAGANSIQRLMHIVLPLTAPAFFAGGLLVFLISINELTVSALLWSAGNETLGVLIFNLDESGDSVLASAISVLVVLLVAILMALLSLLAPRLPKGIIPWHD; encoded by the coding sequence ATGCTCATTCGCACTTCGGACAGCCAGCTACGTTGGCTGTCTTTACTCTTATTCTTATTGATTGCTTTAATCAGCCTGCTACCAAGCTTAAGGTTATTAACAGAAGCTGTATCTAGCGTCAGTTTTACGGCTTCTTCTCCTTTGTCTGATGTATTAACCAGCGAACGCACTTGGAGAGCGCTAAAGAACAGCTTCTATACTTCGAGCCTGGGCACATTGATTGCTGTGTTACTAGGATCTGGGTTTGCTTTTATAGTGTCTTTAACGAATATACGACGCCGGCCTCTATGGGTATTCTGCTTCATGTTACCCATGATGATTCCACCTCAGGTAACGGCCTTAAGTTGGTTGCAATTGTTTGGTCCTGCCAGCCCATTATTAAATACATTCGGCATAGCCCCTGAATTAGGCAGTGCAAACCCAATGTATTCAGCAGAAGGCATTGCTCTGTTGCTGGGCATTCAAAGCGCTCCTTTAGTTTTTCTGGCGCTACGCACACAGTTAATGAGCCTGCCTCAAGATATGATCGAAGCGGCGAGAATGGCCAATGCGCCTCAGTTTCGTATCTGGGTTGATATTATTGTTCCTTTATCTCGAAGTGCTTTGGTCGCGGGGGCGGCATTGGCGTTTGTGTCATCATTAGGCAATTTCGGTATTCCTGCCATGCTTGGGATTCCAATTAACTATTTGGTACTACCAACATTGATCTATCAACAAATGGCGGGCTTTGGCGAGGATATTCTGAGTGAAGTAGCGGGGCTGTCGATGATCATTGCCTTGTTGGTATTAGCTGGGATGTTAATGCAACAATGGTTACAACAGCGAAGTCAGTTCGCTTTAATAGGCCATACTGCGCAACCAATATTCTTTGATCTTAAGAAGGCAAGAATGCCGACTGAATTTGCTTTAGGAATGGTCTTAAGCTTCATTTTAGTGATTCCTTTAATTGGCTTGATTATCAGCTCTTTTGTACCAGCACTTGGAATGCCGCTCAACAGTAACACCTTTACATTAAACGCCTATATTGAAATGGTCAGTAATCAAGGGTCAACAGCGAGAGCCTTTGCTAATAGCGGCACGTTGGCCTTTTTTACCGCTATGGTGCTTATGTTGGTTTGTTTGCCACTTGGCTATTTATTGATGCGCTTACCGATGAGGGTCAGAGCGGTAGTGGCTAGTCTTATAGAAGTGCCGTACGCAATACCCGGAATTGTCTTGGCGATTGCTTTTATCTTATTGTTTGCTAAGCCACTTCCTATTATTAATGTGAGTTTATATGGCACCTTAGGGATCATATTTTTAGCCTATTTGTCATGCTTTCTCAGTGTGTGTTTAAAGCCTGTCATGACGGCGATGTCTCTTTTGGATGCTTCTCTTGAGGAAGCGGCTCAATTAGCGGGCGCCAACTCTATACAAAGATTAATGCACATTGTCTTGCCATTAACCGCCCCTGCTTTTTTTGCCGGTGGCCTACTGGTCTTCTTAATTTCAATTAACGAACTAACCGTTTCCGCGCTTTTATGGAGTGCGGGTAATGAGACGTTAGGGGTGTTGATATTTAATCTAGATGAAAGTGGAGACAGTGTTTTAGCCTCGGCGATATCAGTACTTGTTGTCTTACTCGTGGCGATACTGATGGCTTTATTGAGCTTGCTAGCTCCACGTTTACCAAAAGGAATCATTCCATGGCACGATTAA
- a CDS encoding sigma-54 interaction domain-containing protein, which produces MPNDSLEKLTQAANSYKTILNSMEEWVVIVDHQAKIFFINRPYARFLGVKADDVKGKKVTDVIENTRMHITVQTGKAERLSFQKILGSNMIASRFPIVSQGGIIGAVGTVIFHDTHEWKQINSHIKALLAEQDFFQQKALSADKIKNGASFHLNDIIGDSQVMKSLSTKVTQVASGDVTVLIRGESGTGKELYAHAIHQLSDRADYPFIKVNCAAIPENLLESELFGYEEGAFTGAKKGGKAGKFQLANGGTLFLDEIGDLPRSMQAKLLRVLQDREVESVGGIKATPLNIRLVTATHRPLESLIESGDFREDLYYRINVVSLTLPPLRERREDIPKLADFFLQKLSRRTGRRAPKLTVQALTAMLAYNWPGNIRELENVMEAAFYTSNERKIPLSLLPSQLASETSDYQTNPTQPLTNLKQGTLKEQLNEAERSIIQAALLECADNRTRTAKKLGISKSTFYEKLDKHGLS; this is translated from the coding sequence ATGCCTAATGATTCTCTCGAAAAATTAACTCAAGCGGCAAACAGTTACAAAACAATCTTAAACTCCATGGAAGAATGGGTTGTTATCGTCGATCATCAGGCAAAAATATTCTTTATTAATCGACCTTATGCGCGTTTTTTAGGTGTTAAAGCTGACGATGTAAAAGGTAAGAAAGTGACTGATGTTATTGAAAACACTCGGATGCATATTACGGTACAAACAGGTAAAGCAGAGCGACTTTCATTCCAAAAAATCCTTGGCAGCAATATGATAGCCAGTCGCTTTCCAATCGTTTCCCAGGGGGGCATTATTGGTGCTGTTGGGACAGTCATTTTCCATGACACACATGAATGGAAACAAATTAACAGCCATATAAAAGCCTTACTTGCAGAACAAGATTTTTTTCAGCAAAAAGCACTCTCCGCGGATAAGATTAAAAATGGTGCTAGCTTTCATTTAAACGATATTATTGGCGACAGCCAAGTTATGAAATCCCTAAGTACAAAAGTGACGCAAGTGGCATCCGGTGATGTGACCGTATTGATTCGTGGAGAATCCGGGACGGGGAAAGAACTCTACGCGCATGCAATCCATCAACTTTCTGACAGAGCGGATTATCCTTTTATTAAGGTAAACTGTGCGGCTATTCCTGAAAATTTATTAGAAAGTGAACTCTTTGGCTATGAAGAAGGCGCCTTTACTGGAGCCAAAAAGGGGGGCAAAGCCGGCAAATTTCAATTGGCTAATGGGGGCACCTTGTTTCTGGATGAAATTGGTGATTTGCCACGCTCAATGCAAGCCAAATTGCTCAGAGTATTACAAGACAGGGAAGTAGAATCTGTCGGTGGCATAAAAGCCACCCCACTCAACATAAGACTGGTAACAGCGACCCACAGGCCACTGGAATCCTTGATTGAAAGTGGTGATTTTAGGGAAGACTTATATTACAGGATTAACGTTGTCTCATTGACACTCCCCCCCTTAAGAGAAAGGAGAGAAGACATACCAAAGCTGGCTGACTTTTTCTTGCAAAAATTATCGCGACGAACAGGGCGTAGAGCACCAAAACTAACCGTTCAAGCCTTAACCGCTATGTTAGCTTACAATTGGCCTGGAAATATTCGTGAATTAGAAAATGTAATGGAAGCGGCTTTTTATACCAGTAATGAGCGCAAGATTCCTCTGTCATTATTGCCATCTCAACTGGCATCAGAAACGAGTGATTACCAAACAAACCCAACTCAACCCCTTACGAACTTGAAACAAGGGACCTTAAAAGAGCAGCTAAATGAAGCGGAACGAAGCATTATTCAAGCCGCCCTTCTTGAATGCGCAGACAACAGAACGAGAACGGCTAAAAAACTTGGCATAAGTAAATCCACTTTCTATGAAAAACTCGATAAGCATGGATTGAGTTAA
- a CDS encoding LysR family transcriptional regulator: MISPVLLRSFCTLVENGHFTRTAEKLHMTQSGVSQHIKKLEGLIGTDLLDRDGKSFELTEAGRNLYKEAKKIVNALTDLETNVKSDPAYEGTVRIMSPGSIGLKLYPNLLKLQACYPKLIIDYRFGPNVDIEQALLDKRIDCGLLTSVPTESGLSCRPIGQESLLLVMPAIVNDDANTQRQPPDWRTLERLGFIDHPDGTHHATVLLSANYQEFKHIREFEKKGFSNQIHLILKPVSLGLGFTVLPRYAVESFPHSNLISAQPLVNPVTETLYIATQSANRIPQRVNTVMDVIKSCLEEHL, encoded by the coding sequence ATGATCAGTCCTGTCTTGTTAAGAAGCTTTTGTACTTTAGTGGAAAATGGACACTTCACACGGACAGCGGAAAAGCTTCATATGACACAATCCGGTGTCAGTCAGCATATAAAAAAACTAGAGGGGTTGATTGGAACAGACCTCTTGGATCGTGATGGAAAGTCGTTTGAGTTAACTGAGGCGGGTAGGAATTTATACAAAGAAGCGAAGAAAATAGTTAACGCTCTGACTGACCTAGAAACTAACGTGAAATCTGATCCTGCTTATGAAGGTACGGTTAGGATTATGTCACCAGGAAGCATAGGTTTAAAACTCTATCCAAATCTCTTAAAGCTACAGGCCTGTTACCCAAAATTAATCATTGATTATCGATTTGGACCAAACGTAGATATTGAGCAAGCTCTCCTTGATAAGCGCATTGACTGTGGGTTGTTAACTAGTGTGCCAACAGAAAGTGGACTGTCTTGTAGGCCAATAGGGCAAGAAAGTTTACTATTGGTTATGCCAGCGATTGTAAATGATGATGCTAATACGCAAAGACAGCCACCCGATTGGCGGACTTTAGAAAGGCTTGGATTCATCGACCACCCAGATGGAACTCATCATGCTACTGTCTTATTAAGTGCGAACTACCAAGAGTTTAAACATATACGAGAATTTGAAAAAAAGGGTTTCTCTAATCAAATTCATTTAATCTTAAAGCCCGTAAGTTTAGGCTTGGGTTTTACGGTATTGCCACGTTATGCTGTTGAGAGCTTTCCGCATTCAAACCTTATCTCTGCTCAGCCATTAGTGAATCCAGTGACAGAAACGCTCTATATTGCGACACAGAGTGCAAACCGTATACCACAACGAGTAAATACAGTGATGGATGTCATTAAGTCGTGTTTAGAAGAACACCTATGA
- a CDS encoding ABC transporter ATP-binding protein, with the protein MARLTLHNVSKHFSEQCVINDLNLSIEPGSFVALLGPSGCGKSTILRMLAGFESVSSGEIRHGECCLSSEQHHVPTEARNFGMVFQSYALWPHMTVAENVGYPLKIQKIKRAEKEQRIKEALSVVELDEYADRLPSQLSGGQRQRVALARSLVTEPDVVLFDEPLANLDRHLRATMEDTFRAFHKRTKATIVYVTHDQSEAMSLADHIAVLHKGQLVQWAPPEELYNTPKNAWLANFIGRGSVLKVAPIEPLQFVNTETLHRILQSHDSATDSSSVLVRPNDIQFMADDVNALPVRVQACIFRGERYDIELTLADGQFLLAYSDLPIKETGEKFVRIKQAWALEGES; encoded by the coding sequence ATGGCACGATTAACATTACATAACGTGAGCAAACACTTTTCAGAGCAGTGTGTCATTAATGATTTGAACTTAAGTATTGAGCCCGGTTCTTTTGTGGCGTTATTAGGCCCAAGCGGTTGTGGTAAATCGACTATCTTAAGAATGTTAGCTGGCTTTGAGTCGGTGAGTTCAGGAGAAATTCGCCATGGTGAATGCTGCCTTTCGAGTGAACAACATCACGTGCCGACAGAGGCAAGAAACTTTGGCATGGTTTTTCAATCCTATGCTCTTTGGCCACATATGACGGTGGCTGAAAATGTCGGCTACCCGTTAAAAATTCAAAAAATTAAAAGGGCGGAAAAAGAGCAACGGATTAAAGAAGCCTTGTCTGTAGTGGAATTAGATGAATATGCGGATCGTTTGCCATCGCAGTTGAGTGGTGGCCAGCGACAACGTGTGGCTCTCGCACGGAGCTTGGTGACAGAGCCTGATGTGGTGTTGTTTGATGAGCCTTTGGCAAATTTAGATAGGCATTTACGGGCCACTATGGAAGACACTTTTAGGGCGTTTCATAAGCGCACTAAGGCTACAATTGTCTACGTTACCCATGATCAATCGGAAGCGATGTCCTTAGCTGATCACATTGCCGTATTACACAAAGGGCAGTTAGTTCAATGGGCTCCCCCGGAAGAATTGTATAACACACCAAAGAATGCTTGGTTGGCTAATTTTATTGGTCGTGGGTCCGTGCTGAAGGTGGCGCCCATTGAGCCCTTACAGTTCGTCAATACAGAAACCTTACATCGCATTTTACAATCTCATGATTCCGCGACGGATTCAAGTTCTGTGCTGGTTCGACCAAATGATATTCAATTTATGGCGGATGACGTTAATGCTCTACCTGTGCGTGTACAAGCGTGTATTTTTCGTGGAGAGCGATATGACATCGAGTTGACCCTGGCTGATGGGCAATTTTTGTTAGCCTATAGTGATCTTCCCATAAAAGAAACTGGCGAAAAGTTTGTTCGAATAAAACAAGCATGGGCTTTGGAGGGGGAGTCATGA
- a CDS encoding TRAP transporter small permease subunit, with product MSHSNPQLDLAKIEAKLSHSNLNKLPHTRLSLFLEKCIEGVGRLTSWLWLFLMLLIVGNALMRYFFNTNFVALEELQWHLYAVGFMLGLSYCFIHDGHVRVDAMAEHWSMKTRVWIEIIGLSVLLLPFCFVVFEYALPFVQRAYRLNEVSPSFGGLSMRWIIKSFILLAIALLVIAAVSRCLRCIAYLKGARALSSTSSEDL from the coding sequence ATGTCCCATTCTAACCCTCAACTTGATTTAGCCAAGATTGAAGCCAAGCTATCGCACTCCAATCTAAATAAATTACCCCATACTAGATTGTCACTTTTTTTAGAAAAGTGTATTGAAGGTGTGGGCAGACTTACCTCTTGGTTATGGCTTTTTTTAATGCTGCTAATCGTTGGCAATGCGTTAATGCGCTATTTTTTCAACACCAATTTTGTGGCATTAGAAGAACTGCAATGGCACCTGTATGCCGTTGGATTTATGCTTGGATTATCCTATTGCTTTATTCACGACGGTCACGTTCGTGTAGATGCTATGGCGGAACATTGGTCTATGAAAACGCGAGTTTGGATAGAAATTATTGGCTTATCCGTCTTACTATTGCCTTTTTGTTTTGTCGTTTTTGAATACGCACTTCCATTCGTACAGCGCGCCTATCGACTCAATGAAGTTTCTCCATCGTTTGGCGGTCTGTCAATGAGATGGATCATAAAATCCTTTATCTTGCTTGCGATCGCCCTACTTGTTATCGCGGCTGTATCTCGTTGTTTGCGCTGCATTGCCTATCTTAAAGGCGCTCGAGCACTCTCATCCACTTCATCTGAAGATTTATAA